Proteins from a genomic interval of Thermodesulfobacteriota bacterium:
- a CDS encoding LysM peptidoglycan-binding domain-containing M23 family metallopeptidase, whose protein sequence is MRSGETLYRLSKNYGVSLEEIAKVNSINDITQISVGQMIIIPGQKASGSITWPVYGKVSSGFGRRGFSRFHSGIDIPAPTGTPIRAVADGLVVLSGKSLDGYSRYGKIVIVEHGDGVRTVYAHNQKNHVKAGHCVKAGDVIAEVGSSGNASGPHVHFEIRKEGRPVNPLKYLP, encoded by the coding sequence GTGCGGAGTGGTGAGACGCTTTATCGTCTATCCAAGAACTATGGTGTTAGCCTGGAAGAAATAGCCAAGGTAAACAGCATCAACGATATTACCCAAATCTCTGTCGGACAAATGATAATTATTCCCGGCCAAAAAGCTTCCGGTTCGATAACCTGGCCAGTCTATGGGAAGGTTTCTTCCGGGTTCGGAAGAAGGGGGTTCAGTCGCTTTCACTCCGGAATAGATATTCCTGCCCCCACCGGCACTCCGATCAGAGCGGTGGCAGATGGGTTGGTTGTCTTGAGCGGTAAAAGCCTTGACGGATACTCGAGGTACGGGAAAATTGTAATCGTCGAGCATGGGGACGGGGTCAGGACCGTTTATGCCCATAACCAGAAAAATCACGTGAAAGCAGGACATTGCGTGAAGGCGGGGGACGTAATTGCAGAGGTGGGTTCGAGCGGAAACGCCAGCGGACCGCATGTGCATTTCGAGATAAGAAAGGAAGGAAGACCGGTAAATCCACTAAAGTATTTACCATGA
- the aroF gene encoding 3-deoxy-7-phosphoheptulonate synthase, producing the protein MIVVMKSDASQEQIDKVLSTIKDFGYKPHIIQGVLRTVIGVVGDERGKPHHLESISILEGVEKVVPILQPYKLASREFKPQNTVVKVGNVEIGSNKIAIIAGPCSVEDEGQIIETAVAVKKAGADILRGGAYKPRTSPYTFQGLGEDGLKLLAKARQVTQLPIVTEILDTEDLELVAEYSDMLQIGARNAQNYALLRRVGRCNKPVLLKRGMSTTINEFLMAAEYILSEGNHNVVLCERGIRTFETATRNTFDLNAVPVLKEKTHLPIVADPSHGTGYWQYVTPMSLAAIAAGADGLIIEVHYKPEIAVSDGGQSLKPSKFADLMEKAKPVAKAVGREL; encoded by the coding sequence ATGATTGTAGTGATGAAGAGTGATGCAAGCCAGGAGCAAATTGACAAGGTGCTGTCCACCATAAAGGATTTTGGATATAAACCCCATATCATTCAAGGTGTCCTGAGAACGGTGATAGGGGTGGTGGGGGACGAGCGGGGAAAACCGCATCATCTTGAATCAATCAGCATACTGGAGGGGGTGGAAAAGGTTGTCCCGATTTTACAGCCTTATAAACTGGCAAGCCGTGAGTTTAAACCGCAAAACACGGTGGTAAAGGTCGGGAATGTAGAGATAGGGAGTAATAAGATAGCTATTATAGCCGGGCCTTGCTCTGTGGAAGACGAAGGCCAGATTATCGAGACCGCCGTTGCGGTAAAGAAGGCCGGAGCAGACATTTTAAGAGGGGGAGCTTATAAACCTAGAACTTCTCCCTATACCTTCCAGGGGCTTGGTGAAGATGGATTAAAGCTTTTAGCCAAGGCCAGACAGGTGACCCAACTACCTATAGTGACGGAGATTCTGGATACCGAGGATTTGGAGCTGGTAGCGGAATACTCGGACATGCTTCAAATCGGTGCCCGTAATGCCCAAAACTACGCCCTCTTGAGGCGGGTGGGGCGATGCAATAAGCCTGTACTTCTTAAGAGGGGCATGTCCACGACCATAAATGAGTTCCTCATGGCGGCTGAATATATTCTTTCGGAGGGCAACCACAACGTTGTTTTATGCGAGAGGGGAATTAGAACCTTTGAAACCGCAACCAGGAACACATTTGACCTGAATGCCGTCCCGGTGCTCAAGGAGAAGACCCATCTTCCCATCGTAGCTGACCCCAGCCACGGCACGGGATATTGGCAGTATGTCACTCCTATGTCCCTTGCGGCCATTGCGGCCGGGGCAGATGGTCTAATAATAGAAGTTCATTATAAGCCGGAAATTGCCGTAAGCGACGGCGGACAGTCACTCAAGCCTTCTAAGTTTGCCGATCTCATGGAAAAGGCTAAGCCGGTGGCTAAAGCAGTAGGAAGGGAACTCTAA
- the dnaG gene encoding DNA primase encodes MKNLSYESVIKEIKRRVSIVSLIEAYLSLKRSGKNFVGICPFHDDKNPSLHVSEEKGLFHCFSCGAGGDIFGFMMRYNNISFPEAIAELAERADVPLERQYRSPAREKSRADALFRINSLICKFYHKALLESQEGKEALNYLSARGISLETVKEFNLGYAPSSWDTLTRILAAKNIPLSMAEEIGLVIKRQNKDGCYDRFRGRIIFPIKDVDGKVVGFGGRTVSGEEPKYMNSPESEIYHKKSILYGLDRSRDYIRREKHAVVVEGYMDFLSLFRAGIRNAVATLGTSLTREHAIILRRYTDKVIVVFDGDEAGKKAALRVLDVFLPEGLKPLMVILPEGHDPASFIFEGRQDEFQKLLHSAAPILDFMIERYMRSFEEQKTSRSAAVKEIADVLSKMKDTIERSYYIKKTGESFGVREDELLSLLKFGDKLEGRINAKKPVNNDQRLVLKTLLKFPKLVDYIREDDLIDIFPENEIKAVLEHIILNGFDDLSSLLFKFNDSSVQEAISEVVFLSDDVPDEATAWKLLKDCIRKLKLKRVEENLRVVRIKIDRAIAEKNNLLEEKLIKEYRDLIQKEKNIRGRD; translated from the coding sequence ATGAAAAATTTGTCCTATGAGTCTGTTATTAAAGAGATAAAGAGAAGGGTGAGTATCGTTAGCCTGATAGAGGCTTATTTATCTCTTAAGAGGTCAGGGAAAAACTTTGTGGGAATCTGTCCGTTCCATGACGATAAAAATCCATCGCTCCACGTCAGCGAGGAAAAGGGCTTATTCCATTGTTTTTCTTGTGGCGCGGGAGGAGACATCTTCGGGTTTATGATGCGGTACAACAATATTAGTTTTCCAGAAGCGATAGCCGAACTGGCCGAGCGCGCGGATGTCCCGTTGGAGAGACAGTACCGGTCGCCGGCACGAGAAAAATCCAGAGCCGACGCCTTATTCCGCATCAACAGCTTAATCTGCAAGTTTTATCACAAAGCCCTGCTGGAAAGCCAAGAGGGCAAAGAGGCTTTGAACTACTTATCTGCAAGAGGAATATCCCTGGAGACGGTGAAGGAATTCAATCTCGGATATGCCCCGAGCAGTTGGGATACCCTGACCAGAATATTGGCTGCAAAGAACATCCCGCTCAGTATGGCCGAGGAAATCGGCCTGGTTATCAAGAGACAAAACAAAGACGGCTGCTACGACCGGTTCAGGGGGAGAATAATTTTCCCGATAAAGGATGTAGACGGCAAAGTGGTCGGCTTTGGTGGAAGAACAGTCAGCGGGGAAGAGCCTAAATATATGAACTCTCCAGAGTCAGAAATCTATCATAAAAAAAGCATATTGTACGGACTCGACCGGTCTAGAGATTATATAAGAAGAGAAAAGCATGCCGTCGTGGTAGAAGGCTACATGGATTTTCTCTCCCTTTTTCGTGCCGGGATAAGAAATGCTGTCGCCACATTGGGCACCTCTTTAACCCGAGAGCATGCCATAATTCTCAGACGCTATACGGACAAGGTGATTGTTGTTTTTGACGGAGACGAGGCTGGCAAAAAAGCGGCACTCCGGGTACTCGACGTCTTTCTTCCCGAAGGCCTGAAGCCGCTCATGGTTATTTTGCCCGAAGGGCATGACCCGGCATCTTTCATTTTCGAGGGCCGTCAGGATGAGTTTCAAAAATTACTACACAGCGCCGCACCTATACTGGATTTCATGATAGAGAGATATATGAGAAGTTTCGAGGAACAAAAAACAAGCAGGAGTGCGGCCGTTAAAGAGATAGCCGATGTTCTTTCAAAGATGAAAGATACAATCGAGAGGAGTTATTATATAAAGAAGACCGGGGAAAGTTTTGGGGTAAGAGAAGATGAACTCTTATCCTTACTTAAATTCGGGGATAAGCTAGAAGGCAGGATTAACGCCAAAAAGCCCGTTAACAATGACCAAAGACTCGTCCTCAAAACACTTCTCAAATTTCCCAAGCTTGTTGATTACATCCGTGAGGATGACCTGATCGACATCTTTCCGGAGAATGAGATAAAAGCCGTTTTAGAGCATATTATCTTGAATGGTTTCGATGATCTATCATCTCTCCTATTCAAATTCAACGACAGTTCCGTCCAGGAGGCCATATCCGAGGTTGTTTTTCTCTCGGACGACGTGCCGGATGAAGCTACCGCTTGGAAGTTACTGAAAGATTGTATTCGAAAATTAAAATTAAAAAGAGTAGAGGAGAATTTAAGGGTGGTGAGAATTAAGATTGACCGGGCGATAGCGGAGAAAAATAACCTCCTGGAGGAAAAGCTAATCAAGGAATACCGGGACCTTATTCAGAAGGAGAAAAACATAAGAGGGAGAGATTGA
- the trmB gene encoding tRNA (guanosine(46)-N7)-methyltransferase TrmB: protein MAMHTSSPILDVTEYYLPLDLSEVFGSPKELALEVGFGDGGFITEMARRKEDWNFIGIEIKRKRLIKAAKRAERENLQNVKLLLMDAKIALEEIFTPLAFSTVYINFPDPWPKDRHKKHRIINPGFLEVLSRVLKNEALVEIASDHQEYISHIIETFEKTKLFRNEFPLPGYRSAMPNRPMTKYEIEFKAEGREIYYLRFMKIGKNLQRR from the coding sequence ATGGCTATGCATACTTCGTCACCCATCCTGGATGTGACAGAATATTATCTCCCCCTTGATTTATCCGAGGTTTTTGGTTCTCCAAAAGAACTAGCCTTGGAGGTCGGCTTTGGGGATGGAGGTTTTATAACGGAGATGGCCCGGAGAAAAGAAGACTGGAATTTCATAGGAATAGAAATAAAAAGAAAGAGGCTTATAAAAGCGGCGAAAAGAGCGGAGAGAGAGAATCTACAGAATGTGAAACTTTTGCTCATGGATGCAAAAATAGCTTTAGAGGAAATATTTACTCCGCTTGCATTCAGCACGGTATACATAAATTTCCCCGACCCATGGCCAAAGGACCGGCATAAAAAGCACCGGATTATAAATCCCGGTTTTTTAGAAGTCTTATCAAGGGTATTGAAGAACGAGGCACTGGTTGAAATAGCCAGCGACCATCAGGAATACATTTCTCATATCATAGAAACCTTCGAGAAAACGAAGTTGTTCAGGAATGAATTTCCCCTACCGGGGTATCGGAGCGCGATGCCCAATCGGCCGATGACCAAGTACGAGATTGAATTCAAAGCAGAAGGCAGAGAGATCTACTATTTGAGGTTTATGAAAATTGGGAAAAACCTTCAGAGGAGGTAA
- a CDS encoding TIGR00725 family protein encodes MYTIIGVIGANQASDKDYKTAEEVGREVAKRKGVVICGGLGGIMEAVCHGAKSEGGLTIGIIPGFSKSEANPYVDIPVVTGMSHARNIIVVRSSDAIIAIGGSYGTLSEIAFALKLEIPIIGIDTWEVSPEIKKVTTPKEAVDMAFALARSRI; translated from the coding sequence ATGTACACTATAATCGGTGTTATAGGGGCAAATCAGGCTTCTGATAAGGATTATAAAACGGCGGAAGAGGTGGGCAGGGAGGTTGCAAAAAGAAAGGGTGTGGTTATATGCGGAGGACTCGGGGGGATAATGGAAGCCGTTTGCCATGGGGCTAAATCTGAGGGAGGGCTGACTATAGGAATCATTCCCGGTTTTAGTAAATCCGAGGCAAATCCTTATGTCGATATACCCGTGGTTACTGGAATGAGTCATGCACGAAACATCATAGTAGTCCGCTCCAGTGATGCTATAATTGCAATAGGCGGAAGCTATGGAACCCTGTCTGAAATTGCCTTTGCCTTGAAGTTAGAGATTCCAATTATCGGAATTGACACATGGGAGGTGTCGCCTGAAATCAAAAAAGTCACAACTCCCAAGGAAGCTGTGGATATGGCCTTTGCTCTTGCTCGTTCTCGCATTTAG
- a CDS encoding adenine phosphoribosyltransferase → MKELKQYIRDIPDFPKEGIIFHDITPLLQDPKAFRRAIDKMAEIIAASGAEYLVGVEARGFIFASALSYKLGTGLVIVRKLGKLPYETINVSYDLEYGKDVLEVHRDAISGGSKVVLVDDLLATGGTAAAVGNLVRKMGGEIVGYLFLVELTELKGRNKLKPYPVWSLLEFPI, encoded by the coding sequence ATGAAGGAGCTTAAGCAGTATATCCGGGACATACCAGATTTCCCAAAGGAAGGGATAATATTTCATGACATAACCCCCCTTCTTCAAGACCCGAAAGCGTTTCGGCGGGCCATAGATAAGATGGCTGAAATTATAGCGGCAAGCGGAGCGGAGTATCTGGTAGGTGTCGAGGCCAGGGGCTTTATATTCGCTTCGGCACTATCGTACAAACTGGGTACAGGCCTTGTAATTGTAAGGAAACTGGGGAAACTACCATATGAAACAATAAACGTTTCGTATGATTTGGAATACGGAAAAGACGTGCTCGAAGTTCACCGGGACGCTATTTCCGGTGGGAGCAAAGTGGTTTTGGTTGATGACCTGCTGGCGACCGGCGGTACCGCAGCCGCAGTGGGAAACCTGGTGAGAAAGATGGGCGGAGAAATAGTTGGTTATTTGTTTCTGGTGGAGCTTACCGAGCTTAAAGGAAGGAATAAATTAAAACCTTATCCGGTGTGGTCTTTGCTCGAATTTCCGATATGA
- a CDS encoding GNAT family protein has product MVISIGQWRIRSWDVGDVEAIVKYANNRNVWVNLRDSFPHPYTITNALEWVFNAKDQKPETRFAIASIDEAIGGIGIAPQTDVYSRSAEIGYWLGEPFWGKGIATMAVKAMTEYTFDHFNVVRIYAKVFEWNQASARVLEKAGFKFEGCLRKSVTKVGQTIDELVYAIIK; this is encoded by the coding sequence ATGGTAATTAGTATAGGCCAATGGCGCATAAGAAGTTGGGATGTTGGTGACGTAGAGGCTATAGTTAAATATGCAAATAATCGAAACGTCTGGGTCAATCTTCGAGATTCATTCCCGCATCCTTACACCATAACTAACGCCCTAGAATGGGTTTTTAATGCCAAGGATCAGAAACCGGAAACACGGTTTGCTATAGCATCCATAGATGAAGCTATCGGAGGCATAGGTATTGCCCCTCAGACCGATGTCTACAGTAGGTCTGCCGAGATTGGTTATTGGCTGGGAGAACCTTTCTGGGGGAAGGGAATAGCGACGATGGCAGTTAAAGCAATGACCGAATACACTTTTGATCACTTCAATGTGGTGAGAATCTATGCTAAGGTGTTTGAATGGAATCAAGCCTCGGCAAGGGTACTGGAGAAGGCCGGTTTTAAATTCGAGGGCTGCCTCAGAAAATCAGTTACCAAGGTAGGCCAAACCATCGACGAGCTGGTGTACGCTATCATAAAATGA
- a CDS encoding tyrosine-type recombinase/integrase, translating to MEELINSFVQALDRRETTKETYLKALREFAKWLGGNSPLGLTSHDIQRYRDYLVSKNLSSTSLSTYLTSVRRFYDYLISIDLVTENPAKRIRGSGRPQRHLREPLTKDEVENLLSAIDISSPVGLRDWAMINLMVRCGLSEIEIVRANVVDIKVKGGKQVIFVQGKSKDKKDEYVILTPPAQEALEKYLESRGKVSEDEPLFWGVGNRAKGGRITTRAIRERVNHHLKLAGIKRKGITPYSLRHTAALLAIEGGAAVTEVKQMLRHKTIDSTLVYFEESEELRKREKL from the coding sequence ATGGAAGAGCTTATAAATAGCTTTGTGCAGGCACTTGATAGAAGAGAAACCACGAAGGAGACTTATTTGAAGGCCCTCCGTGAATTTGCCAAGTGGCTCGGAGGCAATAGTCCTCTAGGGCTTACTTCGCATGATATTCAGCGTTATAGGGATTATTTAGTCTCAAAAAACCTCTCCTCTACTTCCCTTTCCACATATCTTACGTCGGTGAGAAGGTTTTATGATTATTTAATATCGATTGACTTGGTTACCGAAAATCCGGCAAAGAGAATCAGAGGAAGCGGTAGGCCTCAAAGACACCTGAGAGAGCCGTTGACAAAAGATGAGGTGGAAAACCTGCTTTCGGCGATTGATATATCATCACCGGTCGGGCTTAGGGACTGGGCGATGATAAACCTCATGGTTCGGTGCGGCTTGAGTGAGATAGAAATCGTAAGGGCAAATGTGGTTGATATAAAGGTGAAGGGCGGAAAACAGGTTATCTTCGTTCAGGGTAAAAGTAAGGATAAGAAGGATGAATACGTAATTCTGACCCCGCCGGCACAGGAGGCGCTGGAGAAATACCTTGAATCGAGGGGGAAAGTTAGCGAAGACGAACCGCTCTTCTGGGGAGTGGGAAACCGGGCAAAAGGTGGAAGGATAACCACGCGAGCGATCAGGGAACGGGTGAATCATCATCTCAAGCTGGCCGGGATAAAGAGGAAAGGAATAACGCCATACAGCTTGAGACATACGGCGGCGCTCCTAGCTATAGAAGGCGGAGCCGCGGTTACAGAGGTTAAGCAGATGCTCCGTCATAAGACTATAGATTCCACCCTAGTTTATTTCGAGGAATCGGAAGAATTGAGGAAGAGAGAGAAGCTCTAG
- a CDS encoding VTT domain-containing protein translates to MLRKLYNWVLHWAETRYAIPALILVAFAESSFFPIPPDPLLMALCLGIPRRSLMYAAVCSMASVVGGLFGYYIGWGIWEIVDDFFLTYVFSSDAFLYVSRKYEQNAFLAILGAAFTPIPYKVFTVAAGVFKIDIFVFILASAIGRSARFFIEGGLIYFFGAGIKTFIDKYFNILVTLFFILLVLGFLVVKYWMK, encoded by the coding sequence ATGCTCAGAAAATTATACAATTGGGTTCTACACTGGGCTGAAACCAGATACGCTATCCCGGCACTAATCCTGGTTGCATTTGCGGAGTCCTCCTTCTTTCCGATTCCTCCGGACCCGCTTCTTATGGCGCTTTGCTTGGGAATTCCAAGACGATCTTTGATGTACGCTGCGGTATGTTCGATGGCTTCGGTGGTGGGAGGGCTATTTGGGTATTATATCGGTTGGGGGATCTGGGAAATAGTAGATGATTTTTTTCTCACTTACGTATTCAGTTCCGATGCTTTTCTTTATGTTAGCCGGAAGTACGAACAGAACGCATTTCTGGCCATACTCGGGGCGGCTTTTACGCCTATTCCCTATAAGGTATTCACGGTTGCGGCCGGAGTTTTTAAAATAGATATTTTTGTATTCATACTGGCCTCAGCCATCGGCCGGTCAGCCCGGTTTTTTATCGAGGGAGGTCTTATCTATTTCTTCGGCGCCGGCATAAAAACCTTCATAGATAAATATTTCAACATACTTGTTACCCTATTTTTTATCCTTCTTGTGCTTGGCTTTTTGGTGGTAAAGTACTGGATGAAGTGA
- the rpoD gene encoding RNA polymerase sigma factor RpoD, which yields MKIKRKSDYQMESEVEDNRSDQIFTDSFEDGEAEDDFSEGAIYEEDVYEQNDKAEDTLPANSDFASNGQSLSEYDLIRSYLHEIAGHSLLTREEEIEIAKEIERGKKTVARAILSSSLLLREVINLGEKLKKGALSVRDITSTLEDESDGMGEEEILLGIKRSIREIKKLHKDNKRVRKNLAQTPKNLRKPLRQRIRKNNEKIISCLEQINLSKNQMDKILSVARNSIKCSEEAHLDNREAKRPVKSTTKKKSRKIAAKSGESIIKLGRTLDRIERGEESTYRARKRLIESNLRLVVSIARRYINRGLPFLDLIQEGNMGLMRAVDKFEYDRGYKFSTYATWWIRQAITRSLADQSRIIRIPVHMTETINRLIRISRLLVQELGREPFPEEIAKRVDMPIDKVSRILRIAKDPISLETPIGDEEDSKLIDFIEDINTTSPLQVLEMKELKQIIRQALSSVLNTREKSVVKLRFGIDGEKEHTLEEVGQEFQVTRERIRQIEVKAIKKLKRAGRGYPIKSFV from the coding sequence ATGAAAATCAAGAGAAAAAGCGATTACCAAATGGAGAGCGAGGTAGAAGATAACCGGTCAGACCAGATCTTTACCGATTCCTTCGAGGATGGAGAAGCCGAAGATGATTTCTCGGAAGGAGCAATTTATGAGGAAGATGTTTATGAACAAAACGACAAAGCGGAGGACACCCTGCCGGCCAACAGCGATTTTGCCTCGAACGGGCAGAGCCTCAGTGAATATGATTTGATCAGGTCTTATCTACATGAAATAGCCGGGCACTCTCTCCTTACCAGGGAGGAAGAAATAGAAATAGCCAAGGAAATAGAGAGAGGAAAGAAAACTGTAGCTCGAGCCATACTCAGTTCCTCCTTGTTGCTCAGGGAAGTAATAAACCTTGGCGAGAAATTAAAAAAAGGGGCCTTGAGCGTAAGGGATATAACCAGTACCCTCGAAGATGAATCGGACGGCATGGGAGAGGAAGAAATACTCCTGGGAATAAAGCGATCCATACGTGAAATAAAAAAGCTCCATAAAGACAACAAAAGAGTGAGAAAAAACCTGGCTCAAACGCCCAAAAACCTCAGAAAACCTCTAAGACAGAGAATAAGAAAGAATAATGAAAAGATAATATCTTGCCTGGAGCAAATAAACCTGAGCAAAAATCAGATGGACAAAATTCTTTCCGTGGCCAGAAACTCCATAAAGTGCTCGGAAGAAGCACACCTAGATAATAGAGAAGCCAAAAGGCCGGTCAAAAGCACAACCAAAAAGAAATCCCGTAAAATCGCAGCTAAGAGTGGGGAAAGCATAATCAAACTCGGAAGAACCCTGGATAGAATCGAACGTGGAGAAGAAAGTACCTACCGGGCAAGAAAGAGACTGATTGAATCCAACCTCCGGCTGGTCGTGAGCATAGCCAGAAGGTATATCAACCGGGGCCTCCCCTTCCTGGATTTGATTCAGGAGGGAAACATGGGGCTTATGCGCGCAGTGGACAAGTTCGAATACGACCGGGGATATAAATTCTCCACCTACGCTACCTGGTGGATAAGACAGGCCATAACTAGGTCCCTGGCCGACCAGTCCAGAATAATCAGAATTCCTGTCCACATGACCGAGACGATAAACAGGTTGATCAGAATATCCCGACTTTTAGTGCAAGAGCTAGGGCGCGAGCCCTTCCCGGAAGAGATAGCAAAAAGGGTAGATATGCCCATCGACAAAGTTAGCCGGATTCTCCGGATCGCCAAGGACCCCATATCGCTTGAAACCCCCATAGGGGATGAAGAAGACAGCAAGCTCATAGATTTTATCGAGGATATAAACACTACTTCGCCGCTTCAGGTCCTGGAGATGAAGGAGCTAAAACAGATTATCAGACAGGCTCTCTCTTCCGTACTCAACACCAGGGAGAAAAGCGTAGTCAAGCTTCGCTTCGGAATCGACGGCGAGAAAGAGCATACGCTCGAAGAGGTGGGCCAGGAGTTTCAGGTAACCAGGGAGAGGATTAGACAAATTGAAGTAAAGGCCATTAAAAAACTCAAGCGCGCTGGCCGAGGATATCCCATAAAGAGTTTTGTGTAG
- a CDS encoding DUF2007 domain-containing protein: protein MNFPTENKRLFIEVRRTQDLAIAGLIKEVLEDNGIVCYLENYSLARIYPSLVSPIKVMVYIEDVEKAKELLSLYFRED from the coding sequence ATGAACTTTCCAACAGAGAATAAAAGACTGTTTATCGAAGTTCGGAGGACTCAAGACCTAGCCATTGCCGGTCTAATTAAAGAAGTTTTAGAAGACAATGGAATAGTATGCTACCTCGAGAACTATTCCCTTGCCCGCATTTATCCTTCCCTAGTCTCTCCGATAAAAGTTATGGTTTATATCGAGGATGTGGAAAAAGCCAAGGAACTTCTGAGTCTATACTTCAGGGAAGACTAA
- the purN gene encoding phosphoribosylglycinamide formyltransferase, with the protein MDKKTRLAVFVSGSGTNLQAIIDARIESIEIAVVLSNNPGAYALERAKKHKIPTEVVDHRQFSSREEFEKELIKRLEPYRIDLVALAGFMRILSPLFVRAYKNRIMNLHPALLPSFPGTRAAKQALDYGVKFTGCTVHFVDEGVDTGPIILQAVVPIHDTDTEESLLDRIHLEEHRIYPEAIRLFAEGKLRVEGRRVFIRD; encoded by the coding sequence ATGGATAAAAAAACTCGACTAGCCGTTTTCGTATCCGGGAGCGGAACAAACCTCCAGGCTATCATCGATGCCCGAATCGAATCTATAGAAATTGCTGTAGTATTAAGCAATAACCCCGGCGCTTATGCCCTGGAGAGGGCAAAAAAACACAAGATCCCGACGGAAGTGGTGGATCACAGACAATTTTCCTCTAGGGAAGAATTCGAGAAAGAACTCATTAAAAGGCTTGAGCCGTACAGGATAGACCTCGTTGCCTTAGCCGGTTTTATGAGGATACTCTCTCCGCTTTTCGTAAGGGCTTACAAAAACAGAATAATGAACCTCCACCCGGCCCTATTGCCGTCATTTCCTGGCACTCGTGCAGCAAAGCAGGCACTTGATTACGGGGTGAAATTCACCGGATGTACGGTGCATTTCGTGGATGAGGGGGTGGATACCGGTCCGATCATATTACAAGCGGTAGTTCCTATTCATGATACAGACACGGAAGAAAGTCTTCTCGACAGAATACATCTAGAGGAACACCGGATATATCCCGAGGCAATAAGGCTTTTTGCCGAAGGCAAGTTAAGGGTCGAGGGAAGAAGGGTATTTATAAGAGATTAG
- the aroB gene encoding 3-dehydroquinate synthase, whose translation MEKVKVNLKKVEDKSYEIIIGEGILGQIPSDLKMEELAHSYAIITDSRVASLYGEELLKQFRRAELVTHLIPFPTGEEHKNRETKATLEDGMLKLKMGRDSAIIALGGGVVGDVAGFVAATYNRGIPYIQAPTTLVACVDSSVGGKTGVDTSFGKNLVGAFHQPFRVYIDIRTLRTLPETELREGLAETIKYGVIRDVKLFEFLEDSIEGVFSFDTEVLIHIIKRGCQIKGEIVELDERESNLRKILNFGHTIGHAIENLSNYTISHGKAISMGMVAEGKIAMEMGLWRRNELDRLSLLLARVGLPTEIPDSLDINLIIDRMKLDKKARGGKIEMVLPGKLGEMAAVDGSYGIKVEEGLISSILSPS comes from the coding sequence ATGGAAAAAGTAAAAGTGAACCTGAAAAAGGTCGAAGACAAGTCCTATGAGATAATAATTGGTGAAGGGATACTGGGACAAATTCCATCAGACCTGAAGATGGAAGAGCTGGCTCACTCCTACGCCATTATAACTGACTCGCGGGTTGCCTCTCTGTACGGAGAGGAACTGCTGAAACAGTTTAGACGCGCCGAACTAGTTACCCACCTCATTCCATTCCCGACGGGCGAAGAACACAAAAACAGAGAGACTAAGGCTACGCTCGAAGACGGGATGCTAAAGCTAAAGATGGGCCGAGATTCGGCGATAATCGCGCTCGGCGGGGGAGTGGTAGGGGATGTAGCCGGTTTTGTCGCAGCCACTTACAACCGGGGAATTCCATATATTCAAGCCCCGACCACCCTGGTTGCCTGTGTTGACAGCTCTGTCGGCGGCAAGACTGGTGTTGATACTAGTTTTGGAAAAAACCTGGTCGGTGCTTTTCACCAGCCATTCCGAGTTTATATAGATATCCGAACTCTAAGAACGCTACCGGAAACGGAGCTAAGAGAGGGGCTGGCGGAGACGATAAAATACGGTGTGATCAGGGATGTAAAACTCTTTGAATTCCTCGAGGATAGTATCGAGGGTGTGTTCTCTTTTGATACCGAAGTCCTTATCCACATTATAAAAAGAGGCTGCCAAATAAAAGGCGAGATCGTGGAGCTTGACGAGAGGGAATCGAACCTGAGAAAAATTCTAAATTTTGGGCATACAATTGGACATGCCATTGAAAACCTGTCTAATTACACAATTTCTCACGGCAAGGCCATATCGATGGGCATGGTAGCCGAGGGGAAGATAGCCATGGAGATGGGGTTATGGAGAAGAAATGAGCTCGACAGGCTGTCTCTTTTGCTAGCAAGGGTGGGCCTGCCTACGGAGATTCCTGATTCATTGGATATCAACCTAATTATAGATAGGATGAAACTGGATAAGAAGGCTAGAGGAGGCAAAATAGAGATGGTTCTTCCCGGCAAATTGGGTGAGATGGCAGCAGTAGATGGTAGCTATGGGATAAAGGTAGAAGAGGGATTAATATCGAGCATCCTTTCGCCATCCTGA